The DNA segment ATCTTAAGAACACTTCGCTCAGTGCTGATGAGGTTTAGCCCGATGCTCCTGGGGATGCTACCTACATGCTTTTGCTTGTCGACCCTGATGCGCCAACACCAGATGACCCCAAGTTCGCCTTCTGGCGCCACTGGGTTCTCCCCGGTCTGAGACCTTTGAGCGGTGGAGATGCAGTGGCTCAAGTGCAACCTGCCCTCACAGAGTACTTGGGTCCTGGCCCGAAGGACGAGTAAGTCTAGATGACTCAACGTACTCAGTGTTCACTTACTGACGGCCACGCAGCTCCAAGCCGCACAGATACTTGCTTCTATTGTACCGACAACCcgccagccttgaccttgccaagGAGGATGTAGGAGGCGAAGAGTTTACGCAAAGAAGGTCTTTCGATACTGCCaagtttgttgagaagcatggaCTACGACTCGTGGGCGCGAACTGGTTTCTCGGCGCTGGAGATGGTTGGAAAGAGTAGGGCAGAGCGACTACTGATCTTACGCTTGAGATACAGATAGAGGCCCCAGATTGCTGGCCGTTTTTGCCTCTGCTCGCTATGGTCTAATGGAAATGGGGTAAACTCATCCAGTACCGCGATTTCCGTTTGATGTCAGTTTGGCTCACTCAACTAGTGACTCCTATTGGTGAGGATATTTGGCTcgcttgggcttcttgtaAAAGTGATCATCCGAAGCTGGTTCTGTGATGGCTGCGCAAGGGACTGTGACAGTAACCTCATTCTCTCCCTGCTTTCCGCATCCGTTGTAGACACTGACTCGCGAATTCATGGAAATTGATGGGACTGGCTGGTGGGCACAGCGAGTGCATGGCTGATACGACAAGTGGTGCAGTACTCGCTCACAGTCAACTCGGGGGGTCTGTAAGGATTGACGATAATATGATCGTTGTTACTTATGGTGCTGGCCGGTGTCGAAATGGAAACGGAGCTCGAATCGAAGGAACGACTGGCAGAAGTGAAAAATATAGGAGGACAAGGTGCAGAAGTGCTGTATGGTTCTGAATGGGCCGTAAGAGTCTGTGAGGTTTCCCGAGACACGGCCGCAGTGGAAGAAATTCTGATCGAAGAGATCTCAATGGAAGAGAGTGGATGCAAGCGCCAGCACTCAGGTAGCGGACAGAATCACGGAGCAAAGTAGGTTCAAGAAGTCGGCCGAAAAAAATGCTTTTATTATTCAATGCTTGACGTCATACAGCTAGGAAACTACCTCATAATAGGTACGGAAAAGGAATATGTATCCATCTCACCGAGATTCGGATCAAATATCAGACTCAGAAGAGAAAGGCCGCTGGCCAAGATTAGTGgcggatgctgctgctgttgctgccaccaccaacaccgtTGTTGATAAGCTTGTTAACAGTACCAGAAGGCACGCTGGAAATAACTCCGTCAAGGGCCTTGGAGGCAATGTAATCGCAGAGGCCCTCAGCCTTCTGTCCCAAACCAAGGAAGTAAGCGGCGAGACCAGCGACATGAGGCGAAGCCATGGAGGTACCAGAGAtggtgttggtcttgccGTTGGGCCAGGTGCTGAGGATATCGGTACCGGGAGCGAGGACATCAACGACAGAGCCGAAGTTGGAGTAGTCAGCGAGAGTGTCATCGCTAGTGGTGGCACCGACAGTGCATGCGCTCTCTTCGGAAGCAGGAGAGGATCCAGAGGCATCCTTGCCGTCGTTACCGGCTGCgacagcgaggaagagaccGGCATCGACgatggccttggcagcctggTTGACGGCATCGGATGTCTCACCGCCGAGAGACATGTTGACAACGACACCGTTGGGGCagttctcatccttggcgTGACCGGATACGAAGTCCATGCCAGCGATGACAGCAGAGTTGGTACCAGAGCCATCGTCGCCGAGCACCTTGACAGCGAAGAGGCTGGTCTTCTTGGCTACACCGTAGGTAGTAGAACCAATGGTACCGGCGACGTGAGTGCCGTGACCTTGACCGTCGCTGTCGGAACCACCAGCAAAgttcttgaggaacttggcgcGACCGTCGAAGTCCTGCAATTGTGTTAGATTAGGCTGTTTCATCTTTGGAATCTGGCTACACTCACGGGATGGTCGACATCAATACCGGTGTCGATGACATAGGCGCAAGTGCCCTCACCGGCGCTGTCATCGTAGGTGTAAGTGCTGCCACCAGGGCTCTGGGTGGAGATGCGAGCAATACCCCAAGGAGCGTTGCTCTGCTGAGTAGTAGCCGCGATGCTAATGTAAGCATCCTGCTCAATGTACTCGACCTAAACCTTGTTAGCTGGGGTCTTTTGTGGTTGGCTCCATATGAGTCAGAAGTCACTGACATTAGGGTCGTGCTTCAGCTTGTTCagctcatcttccttgaggctggccgCGAAACCGCCGAAGCCCGTGGAGTAGGTGTAATCGGCATCGGCCTCGATGGACTCGATCATCTTGTCAACCCAGCTCTCGATGGAAGAAGCCTGGAagcctttcttcatcttgacgATGTACTTgccatcgacaagcttgacacCGCGGGGGCGAAGAATGGGAGCGGGCTCGGCCCGGCGGGAGGGAGCAGAGGGAGCGGCCAGCGCAAAGgggagaagagcgagaagagtAGCAGATCGCATTTTGAAGAAAGATTGTTGTAAGTTGGAGAACTTGAAAGAATGGAGTGAGTTGTAAAGAGTGGTGTTGAGTGAATGTAGGTGTAAAGGCTGAAGAGCTGagttgcttgatgagaaAATATCGATCGAGGCAGAGGCTTCTATTTATCTTGATTCTCGAAGCTGTCTCTCCTTTAGCTGTGCACCTCAACTTGGAGCCATGTTCCTTGATCAGATGTTGGGTTGGTTGTCTCTCGGCACGCAACCTATCGTGTCAAACATGTGCCACGATGATCGTCATCGTTCGAGATAGTCGACCCCGGCCGCAACCACTACCTGCCTAAAGCGAGCGACGATCCCACGCATCGCGTGCCTGGCGAGGTATAGCATGAGAATTAACCATAAGCGACTTAGCCAACCGAAACGTGTGATGTCCTGAATCAAGATTTTAGAGCACCATTCGCCACGAGATGAAAGGAGTGCATAATTAATGAGGCTCCTTATTCTCTGCCTTGTTTTGTGTTTTGACTGGTGAATCGGTTACCGCCAGGGCAGTGGGGGTGCCAATTAGCAGATTGATAGACAAGCCAATTGAAGTCGAGAGCTGCTCTCTGGGGCACTAATCTGTCTTGAAACGATATCGCCCGAGGGTGTCAGCCAATCGAGACGACGCGTGGCGATCTATTTCCGAGTCAGGGAGTTGGTTTCATCAATTCCCCTGAATAAGCTTGATAGCTCAAATCAAAAGGTCTTGACAGATTCAATCAAGCAGGAAACCAAAAGATATCAGGGTCCTTTGATTTTCAAAAGTGCCAGTCACAAGCAATTGATGATACTTGAAACCATCGTCAACTGATACACTGCAGGGATATTTTGCTGCCGAGAAATGGAAGGCAATCGTTAGGGTTGCAAGAGGCTAGGAAAAAGTTCCGACGTAGATCATCTTAGCTTCCTCCCTGTTTCAATGGGCAAGGTAACAATTTGCTAATAAGTGTCAAGAATATATTGAAAACATATCCATTTCGCGGGACAACTAACGATATAGGGAGATCTATCCGGAACCTTATGAGATGACGATCCTTTGCATGTCACCATATGCCGGGTCATCGGCAGTCGTGGAAACATTGACTCCTTCTCTCAATGGTCTAGAACTGTTGACATGGGGAAGCTTTGACAATTGTCATCACGTCAGGTTTCGGTCGACATGCCAATTAAGCAACTAGTCCGTCCTTAGACCGGTTTGACCAATTGAAAAGGCGTAAGGCTAACGGCTTGGCTCCGCAGGTTGGGCTGAATTCTCGTGAGCACTGTGTTTTAAGGGTTAGTTGAATATCCGAGCTCATTTGCCGGTCAATCCTCCGAGTGAGTCGTCCCGGATGTGCATGTCCATTTGGCTTGGTGTAAGTTGAAGGTATCAAGTGACGATGGTGAACTTTTGTAACACTGACTCGTATGAAATAACTCATGGTGTCGATGGAGCGGTGAGGCGTTCACGAGGACCAACACGAAACTCAACAACTCTGCAGCAAGTAAACCGAAATTGATATTGGGGCGAGCCATGTGCTAAACTCACAATATGTACAGACATAAAGCTTAGGTACATAAAATTTTACCAAGAAGCAAACCAAATCtttccatccatctctcATAACATTTCATCAATCGTCTAGCAGCTCGTGGTGACTCCAGAAGTAGTGCAGTACTTGCCGTCAGGGCCAGATCCAATCTTGGATGGCTCAGCGCCGCTCGAGTTGCCCTCGTAGCGGTCACAGTACTTGCCCTTGTTCTGGCACGAGCTGGTGATCTTGCAGGTGTCTCCGTAGTTGGTGTTAATGCCGCAGAGAACACCACCGTTGACGGCAACAGAGCCCTGGATGACAACGTTTCGAGGACCTCCGTTATCCTTGCAGTTTCCGCAGCTGCGGACGAGCTTTCCGTAGTCCTCGGCGTAGAAATCCTTGATCTGGACGGTTCCGCGGCCGTTGAACTGGACGATCTTGTCGCTAGCATGGAAAGCACCGCCGCCGTTGATGTAGGAAGTTCCACTGGTCTGCTTGAGGGTGATGGCATCCTCACAGACGTCGGCCCACCAGACGTTGTTCAGGGTGCTAAAGTCAAAATAAGCATGAGAAACGGTGAGTCGAGAGAAACTTGCTCACCAAGTACCCTTGCAGTGGACACCTTCGGCCTGAGAAGCGCCGATGATCACGTTGGAAAGAGTGGCGCCGTTCTCGAGAATGAACATAGCATCCTTTTCACCAGTTTCAGTCTGGCCTTGGCAAACAGAGGCTAGGACAAAGCGTTAGTCAGAGGCTCTAGAGACAAGGTATAAAGAGGCTTACGGCTGCGCTCGAATCGCTTCATGCCACCATCATAGCTGCCCTTGACAGGAACAGCAGTAGGGAATGAGGTAGCACCAGCGGACTTGGGGAGAGTTTTGGTGACAGCGGCGGAGGAGACGCCAGCAagggcgaggatggcagtgtacttcatgatgaatgagTTGAGGTTATCCCGAAAATGTATCTAGTCAAGGCAGGAGTTTGGGATGCTGAGTGAACAAGTCTCTTGGCTCCCTGGATCTCTCATCCCTTATATATCTATCAACATTATACGTTATTTCTCCTTGATATGTTGGTTTCAATCAATCTTCCCCTTTGTTCTAAAGCCCCCTGTACCTGCTTTTCGCTCATTGCACCAATTAGCATCGTATAATCACGCTCGAGTCCGAAAACGGCAAGCTAGTCACCGAAGTGAAACTCCGTTCAGTGTTACATCTCGAACCAAACTCAATCCTCATTCGAGGAATTAAAAGTCACAATTCTCCGTCTCGACTCGTCATTTGCGGAGACCAATCAGATGACCTGAttttcttctcaacttgCTCGATATGATCAGCTGCACGACGACCCGAAGTCTGGGGTAATGGAGATACTACCCCCAATATGAACATGGGGAAGAATGACACTAGTAAGGCTGGATGAGAGTGACGAGGCAAGATTGGTGGAATTTCGATCATGCTTGTTTTTAGTGACGTGTCCACCAATTAAGCTTACCTGGAATATGAACGACTTTGAGTTTCGATGCGGATCTTCCACGGACATAATTGAATGCAGTAACGTCTGACCCTCGTGGTTAAAAGCCGTGTAGCCGTGAGGAATAATTTTGCACCTACGAGAGGCCAGCGATCGTCGTGCTGTATCTGACCATAACCCTGCAGTGTTCTAGGCTTGAGTGATTAAACAAAGTCTTTCCTTCTTAAGCTTTAAGGTTACTCAGACCGCAACAAGCTTGGATACCAGAGATACTTTGGGGGCAGCGGTGATGTCCGATTCTGGGGTTTGGGGACTATATACGTATCCTGAAGCTTCAAGACTCTAAATGGTCGCATGAACAGAGAGAAAATACAGAAACCTCATgtttctcaagatctggaagagAACTGTTTCAAATTGTTGATCATATAGGCTATAGACTATACGCTGGAAGATCTACAGGGCTGCCTGACGGTCCCAGCAGCATGGGACGCCAAGGGCAACTGCCGACAGGACCCGAGACTTGGCAATGTGTTTTTGACACGAATTACGTGACAGGCGCATGATGCACCCAAGTACATGAAAACTTTTTGAATTTGAGCCTTTGCAAGTCTTTTTTATCCAAAATACACGTTTCTAGCTGGTGCAGGGCCTAGCGTTCCTCTTCTGGATGCAGTTGATATAGGCTGCTACTGTCTCCTGCACTGACTGAGTATGTTCGAATCCCGCTAGGCTAAGCGACTCCAGTCCACGTTCGCGTTATATGGATTTGAGTGCGCGGGCAGAGAATAGATAGACAACAGGAAAGCTTTGCCAAAGCAGGTCACTTTATCCAAAAAGGAGAACTCGGGATTGCTTTCTGGTAATCATTATAGTAGGGGTATCATATTAAATCTCATGACGCTGGCTTCAAAACGGACCAAACctcaaacaacaaccaagtcCCTCTCGATTCGTGGCCATTCTAACAACAACTTTCTCATCTATCTGTAATATTCCTCTTGTGCCCATTGCCTCAATAGCTCCAAATTATATATAATCTTGTAAATTCCCATTGAGTTCGACGTATGTCcaagattcttcttctgccagAAAAGCGTCTTATCTCCTTCTGGCGTCGTGATAATGAGGTGCCAATCATGCCgttggatgatgatgccagtTATGAAATCTGGGAggctccatctcatctcgtcgCTAGTTGCGAGCTCTTGTGCTCGTTTTCGTAATAGTAGTTGCCAGAGGAACTGCCAATGGGCTGCCATCCAGACTTCCATCTGTAGCTTGGCGTTCTCCCAACGCTCGCCCGTCTTCTTGATTTCGATGCCAACGGCGATGGGGCTGTCGGAGAGCGGGGCTAGATTTGTGCGATTAAAAATGCCGAGTGGGAAGATATTCTTCGGGGCGTCAATGGTATCCGAAACTTGGGCAAAATCATCCTGCATGGGATCAAGATACATGCAAAAGTCGACTTTCTTAGACGCTGAAGTCACATGACACTCGGCGATGTTTGAAGCGGTTGTACTAGGACGGTCAGAATCTGAAAGGGTTTTACTCACCTAAGTCgaaagtcaaagaattgATTACTTCACCGACCCTGTAACAGTCTCAAAGCCGCAGAAaggacatgatgatgaacttcaaCGTTCCAACCTGCCTCCGAACCACCTCTACTATTGCAATACGCAGCCTCATGAAGAATCCACTGTATAGCCTCGGGCACCGGCTTGTGCCCGAGTTTATCACGATCGTCCGAGAAGACGATATTGCTCAGAATGAGTTGGCAAGTCCACTTGTATTCCGCAACTAAAATCGGTGTTTCTGATTGAGGGCACAACTCCAACATTGGCTCAGCTTGCAGCGGTTCTAAATATGTCGCCAAACCCCGTTGCCTTGCCAGTCAATGGATGAATGACCTTTGAGCAGGTCAAAATTGAATTGCAGTGTAGAGAGAACGATCCAACGCTCAAGCCAACATTGCAAGTTGGCCGAGTTGACAGCGGCTAGTGTTCTCAGCTACGAACGGCACCCATATGATCCATCATCTGGCCGGAAAGAACAGCAGCTCATGTCCAAATTTAGTGAAGGGCAAGCTTGGATTAGAGGAGTTTGTCCTACATCAGACAAAGACACAACGATATTCACTGTAGAACCAAGCCAATTCGGTATAAGATTAAACCAATTCACTATAATTAGGCTCCGGGCTATTTAATTTTGGTCCACTGAGGCGGGAAGGGTAAACAAGGGGGAAAATCGTCGAACGAATCAAACCCCCCTCGAGTATATCTAGTCCTTAGCGGAATCTGTGTTCGTAGTACTTGTGCTCAAGCCAGATGCGGTACATGCGCTCCCTAGGGGTAGGCTGGTTTCCATTGACATCCAACTGATTGTTGTCGTACTCGATAAGGACCTTTCCATTGGCTCTGTTATGGAACGCTTCAACCTCTGCCTCACTCTCAGGCTTGAGATAACCGCGAGTAATAACCTGAACACCGTTCAAAGGCTCGCCTCGCCCAGTGATGTGAgacagaagctcatcgaccttggccttgtacAAGAGGACTGGGTTTTGCTCCGTGGACGTCTTGGTGCGGGGGGTTGAGACGTAGATCTTGACGTTGTTTGCCTTGTTCAGAATGCCACCAGGTCCAGCCAGAGACCGGGGGGTGGCGAACTTGTTGGTACCCTGCTGGAGaggcttgatgatctttttcTCCCAGTTGTCGCCGCGGTTGAGGAAACCAGTTTCCATCTATGGCAATTAGTACttgaactcgaagaagagattggGTTAAAAAATAAATGACCCACAAAATGAGCGAACCAGTAGCCCTTGTCagagacgatgacgatgccagTGCAGCTAGAATCATGTTAGTAAAGTAATTCCCATAGTTGGTATTAGAATTTGATCCTAAGTAGTGAAGATACCCAAACAAGTGTATAATACTTATCATAAATCCGGTGTATTACTTACCCCATGAGACCCCGGATATACTTTCGCAACGGCTGTCCAGcccaagatccttgacttGAAACAGCGTCATGCTGAATAAGATTCCAGTCCAACTCGTTGACACTTCCAGTGTCACTATCAATCTGCTCCATGACATATTCGTTTGCCGCGGTTGCATCGGAACCCCAAAGGTCCTCGATATCATCCAATGACCTCTCTCCCAAGTCCAGAGATCGAGGAATAGACTTACCCTTGCCTCTGCCCTTACCAGTCGTCTTGCCTTTGCCTGCGTCCTTGCCTCTCTTTGGGGCAGGTTTGGCTAAGCAGGCCTTACAAGTCAGGTCACAGACAATGACGGGCTTCGCGATTGCCTTTGAGATGGCCCTCTCATGGATGACGTGTCCAACGTCACTGACATCAGACAAGGACGAATCGGATGGCTTCACGAAGGGAGATGCCAAGGCAGAGCAAGCCAAAGAGAGGACAAGAGTGGCGAGGtggaccatgatgaaggtaGCCTCAGTGAAGGCGAAAGTGAAAGTAAAAGAATGTGAGTTATGAGAAATGAGTGAGAAGTTTTGAAATGGAAGAATGACTATTGTAGGATCTCGACTTTGAGTATTATTGGCTTCAATATATAGACCAGAGGTTGCCATGAAGGCTTCGGTACCTGGCAAGTTggaggaagctgaagcctTCAACTGCCGAACTAGGGGGCTTAAGAAAGCTTAGAATCTATGTGATATATCCCAGAATGACAAAATAACCAATCTAGGTCCTTCCCAAGTATACACTAAGTCTACCtaatctttttgtcacttatGATAAATGTTGtaagttttctttttccctaATGCCGAAGTCGAGCTCAACTCTATTCTGATATTCAAGGGGATCTTTTCGGTGAAACCGACTTCTCCTACTTGCAACTCGATTGGCAGAATATACGAAGACTTTGGACTGATTCAAATTAATCCTTACCATGTGCCAAGAATATTTCGAAGAAAATTGTAGATTTATGCTATTCATGGGGTGCGTCGGCTGGACAGACTTGGAGTTGTGCAGGGCGAGCACAGACATATCTCTATTTCAACATTTGGTGATGGACGGATTTGAGTTTGTCCAGGACAAAATCTGTCGGCAAATTCCGTTCAGGGAACTGCATCTAGATTCAATGCGCCATTGAAACATGGATGGCATAAACCTCATTTCATGTGATTCTGAACTAGACATCTTcagtatctcaacaagaacttcTTCTGTTCTGTGTCGTCAAGCCCTTGCGCCACAGGGTATTAC comes from the Fusarium verticillioides 7600 chromosome 11, whole genome shotgun sequence genome and includes:
- a CDS encoding pectate lyase, whose protein sequence is MKYTAILALAGVSSAAVTKTLPKSAGATSFPTAVPVKGSYDGGMKRFERSPSVCQGQTETGEKDAMFILENGATLSNVIIGASQAEGVHCKGTCTLNNVWWADVCEDAITLKQTSGTSYINGGGAFHASDKIVQFNGRGTVQIKDFYAEDYGKLVRSCGNCKDNGGPRNVVIQGSVAVNGGVLCGINTNYGDTCKITSSCQNKGKYCDRYEGNSSGAEPSKIGSGPDGKYCTTSGVTTSC